The Tistrella mobilis genome window below encodes:
- a CDS encoding ABC transporter permease family protein, which produces MTGQPGAGDWRPAAPPARSPLLAAAPWIAAAVLAPPLAGGLVGAVAAAPLSAWRLLAAEPGIGRSILTSVLVAVAATLISAALAGAIAALVAARPGRAGATERLALVLVAAPHAAVAVGLAFLIAPTGLLFRLAGGWVYTRADGRALPPDLPLPGDAWGLSLIAGLVVKEMPFLLALTIAAQERVGARAALDRARSLGWPAASAWWRVVAPQIWPLLRLPVAAVAVYGLGTVDMALVLGPSLPPVLAVRSLSLLFDPDPARAAAGAAAALLQLILAVGVILAGLCIERLVRCGGADRLTVRPRRPLAPFASRLAAGLGLLVLVMAVLAVVTLVFWAGAAVWRFPDPLPAGWSTARLTGMAAGLAPAAGASALYALLPVIIAVPLALLLLEGRASRPAASRPANDAGDALIYLPLLLPPAAFLAGLQGPVLRLGLDGTGLALVWCHLATVFPYVFLALRESYRRTDPRPRRLARSLGRSGFGAWAAVMLPLTARPLAVAAAIGFSAGVAQYLPAVMIGGGRIPLLATEAVAAAAGLDRRAAAAAALLLALLPAAGFLLASLIPEPAGGRRRR; this is translated from the coding sequence GTGACCGGGCAGCCGGGTGCCGGAGACTGGCGGCCGGCGGCGCCGCCCGCGCGGTCGCCGCTGCTGGCCGCCGCCCCCTGGATCGCGGCCGCGGTGCTGGCACCGCCGCTGGCGGGCGGGCTGGTCGGGGCGGTCGCCGCGGCCCCGCTTTCCGCCTGGCGGCTGCTGGCGGCCGAGCCGGGCATCGGACGATCGATCCTGACCTCGGTTCTGGTGGCGGTGGCGGCGACCCTGATCTCGGCGGCGCTTGCCGGGGCGATCGCGGCGCTGGTCGCGGCACGCCCCGGCCGGGCCGGGGCCACCGAGCGGCTGGCCCTTGTCCTGGTGGCCGCCCCCCATGCCGCCGTGGCGGTGGGGCTCGCCTTCCTGATCGCGCCCACGGGACTGCTGTTCCGTCTGGCGGGCGGCTGGGTCTATACGCGCGCCGACGGGCGGGCGCTGCCGCCCGATCTGCCGCTGCCCGGCGATGCCTGGGGGCTGTCGCTGATCGCAGGGCTGGTGGTGAAAGAGATGCCCTTCCTGCTGGCGCTGACCATCGCGGCGCAGGAACGGGTGGGCGCGCGCGCCGCACTCGATCGGGCGCGCAGCCTGGGCTGGCCGGCCGCCAGCGCCTGGTGGCGGGTGGTGGCGCCGCAGATCTGGCCGCTGCTGCGCCTGCCGGTTGCGGCGGTGGCGGTCTATGGGCTGGGCACGGTCGACATGGCGCTGGTGCTGGGGCCCAGCCTGCCGCCGGTGCTGGCGGTGCGCAGCCTGTCGCTGCTGTTCGACCCCGATCCGGCCCGCGCGGCGGCCGGTGCCGCGGCCGCCCTGCTTCAGCTGATCCTGGCGGTCGGGGTGATCCTGGCCGGGCTTTGCATCGAACGGCTGGTGCGGTGCGGCGGGGCGGACCGGCTGACCGTCCGCCCCCGCCGGCCGCTGGCGCCCTTTGCCTCCCGCCTTGCCGCCGGGTTGGGGCTGCTGGTGCTGGTGATGGCGGTGCTGGCCGTGGTGACGCTGGTCTTCTGGGCCGGGGCCGCGGTCTGGCGCTTCCCCGACCCGCTGCCCGCCGGCTGGTCGACGGCACGGCTGACGGGCATGGCGGCCGGTCTGGCCCCTGCGGCGGGGGCAAGCGCGCTCTATGCCCTGCTGCCGGTGATCATCGCGGTGCCGCTGGCCCTGCTGCTGCTGGAAGGCCGGGCCAGCCGCCCTGCCGCCAGCCGCCCTGCCAATGACGCCGGCGACGCGCTGATCTATCTGCCGCTGCTGCTGCCGCCGGCGGCGTTTCTGGCCGGGTTGCAGGGCCCCGTGCTGCGGCTTGGCCTGGATGGTACCGGGCTTGCCCTGGTCTGGTGCCATCTGGCGACGGTGTTTCCCTATGTCTTTCTGGCGCTGCGCGAAAGCTATCGCCGGACCGATCCGCGGCCGCGCCGGCTGGCCCGCAGCCTGGGCCGCAGCGGCTTCGGCGCCTGGGCGGCGGTGATGCTGCCGCTGACCGCACGGCCGCTGGCGGTGGCGGCGGCGATCGGCTTTTCGGCCGGGGTGGCGCAGTATCTGCCGGCGGTGATGATCGGTGGCGGCCGGATCCCGCTGCTGGCGACCGAAGCGGTGGCGGCGGCGGCCGGGCTGGACCGTCGGGCGGCGGCGGCGGCAGCCCTGCTGCTGGCCCTGCTGCCGGCGGCGGGCTTTCTGCTGGCGAGCCTGATCCCCGAGCCGGCCGGCGGCCGGAGGCGCCGATGA
- a CDS encoding TrkH family potassium uptake protein — translation MIDVKPVLFIIGVLLALLGATMLVPAAFDAVAASPDWSVFVVSSLVTIFAGVSLVLTTRTAHPTSLSLRHAFLTTTLSWLSVAAFAALPLLFASPHITYAGAFFESMSGLTTTGSTVLSGLDTAPPGVLIWRGMLHWLGGIGIIVTSVAIMPMLRIGGMQLFRTESSDNSEKIVPRAAQLAAAFGRVYVVMTLACMALLWAAGMTGFEALVHAMATVSTGGFSTSDASIGHFDSPLIEMIIVVFMIGGALPFVLYIRVLGQDRDALWRDTQVRAFFLAILVWTVTLSLWLVLHEHVAPLQALRVSLFNVVSVITTTGFATADYNLWGTFPFAVFFWLILVGGCTGSTSGGIKVFRFVILVTAARRHLRQLVHPNAVIVPTYNRRPVPEAILLSVLSFTTVFFAVFVVLSIVVALLGVDFITAATAVSQALANVGPGLGPIIGPAGNYATMTDPVLTVLAFAMLLGRLELFTVLVLFTRAYWRG, via the coding sequence GTGATCGACGTCAAGCCGGTGCTGTTCATCATCGGCGTGCTGCTGGCACTGCTGGGCGCCACCATGCTGGTCCCGGCGGCCTTCGATGCCGTGGCGGCCAGTCCCGACTGGTCGGTCTTCGTGGTGTCGTCGCTGGTGACCATCTTCGCCGGCGTCAGCCTGGTGCTGACCACGCGCACCGCGCACCCCACCTCGCTCAGCCTGCGCCATGCCTTTCTGACCACCACGCTTTCCTGGCTGTCGGTGGCGGCCTTCGCGGCGCTGCCGCTGCTGTTCGCATCGCCCCATATCACCTATGCGGGCGCGTTCTTCGAATCCATGTCGGGGCTGACCACCACCGGATCGACGGTGCTGTCGGGCCTGGACACCGCCCCGCCCGGGGTGCTGATCTGGCGCGGCATGCTGCACTGGCTGGGCGGCATCGGCATCATCGTCACCTCGGTCGCGATCATGCCCATGCTCCGCATCGGCGGCATGCAGCTGTTCCGGACCGAAAGCTCGGACAATTCCGAAAAGATCGTGCCGCGGGCCGCCCAGCTGGCAGCGGCCTTCGGCCGGGTCTATGTGGTGATGACGCTGGCCTGCATGGCGCTGCTCTGGGCGGCAGGCATGACCGGGTTCGAGGCGCTGGTCCATGCCATGGCGACCGTCTCCACCGGCGGTTTCTCCACCTCCGACGCCTCGATCGGCCATTTCGACAGCCCGCTGATCGAGATGATCATCGTGGTGTTCATGATCGGCGGCGCCCTGCCCTTCGTGCTCTATATCCGGGTGCTCGGCCAGGATCGCGATGCGCTGTGGCGCGACACCCAGGTCCGGGCCTTCTTCCTCGCCATTCTGGTCTGGACCGTGACGCTCAGCCTGTGGCTGGTGCTGCATGAACATGTGGCGCCCCTGCAGGCGCTGCGCGTGTCGCTGTTCAACGTGGTCTCGGTCATCACCACCACGGGCTTTGCCACAGCCGATTACAATCTGTGGGGCACGTTCCCCTTCGCGGTGTTTTTCTGGCTGATCCTGGTCGGCGGCTGCACCGGCTCCACCTCGGGCGGCATCAAGGTCTTCCGCTTCGTGATCCTGGTGACGGCGGCCCGGCGCCATCTCCGCCAGCTGGTCCACCCGAATGCGGTGATCGTGCCCACCTACAACCGCAGGCCGGTGCCCGAAGCCATTCTGCTGTCGGTGTTGAGCTTCACCACCGTCTTCTTCGCGGTCTTCGTGGTGCTGTCGATCGTGGTGGCGCTGCTGGGGGTGGACTTCATCACCGCCGCCACCGCGGTGTCCCAGGCGCTGGCCAATGTCGGCCCCGGGCTTGGGCCGATCATCGGCCCGGCCGGCAATTATGCCACCATGACCGACCCGGTGCTGACGGTTCTGGCCTTCGCCATGCTGCTCGGCCGGCTGGAGCTGTTCACCGTGCTGGTCCTGTTCACCCGCGCCTACTGGCGGGGGTGA
- the argE gene encoding acetylornithine deacetylase, with protein sequence MDASIDLAGRIGPAADPAVPDAEAAALIAALPTAAARRDALLARLIAFDTTSRYSNLPLIAFVESWLDLYGVRHERIPSADGTKANIFATLGPDGRGGVMLAGHTDVVPVDGQPWTTNPFRLTERGGLMLGRGTCDMKGFIACVLAKLPDWAALPLTDPVHFAFTYDEEVACMGAPDLARHIRGLAARPRLAVVGEPTSMRVVTAHKGVCLCRTRVTGVEAHSSQPHLGANAISAAARITGFLEELEAEYAGIGQPDSGFEPPYTTVTAVMVRGGAAVNIIPRDAELDWSARLMPGHSIDDIVRRLDARVETEVLPRLKAVSDEAGVTTVVDVNVEPLTPEADSPAEAMALALTGSNSTHVVAFATEAGIFQRAGVPVVVCGPGSIDQAHRADEFVAREQLDQCITFLDKLDGWLVDGLDRRLAARVA encoded by the coding sequence ATGGACGCCTCGATTGACCTCGCCGGCCGGATCGGCCCGGCGGCCGACCCGGCGGTACCGGATGCCGAAGCCGCGGCCCTGATCGCCGCCCTGCCGACGGCTGCCGCCCGGCGCGATGCGCTGCTGGCGCGGCTGATCGCCTTCGATACCACCAGCCGCTACAGCAACCTGCCGCTGATCGCCTTCGTCGAAAGCTGGCTGGATCTCTATGGGGTGCGGCACGAGCGCATCCCCTCGGCCGACGGCACCAAGGCGAATATCTTCGCGACCCTCGGCCCCGACGGCCGGGGCGGCGTCATGCTGGCCGGCCATACCGACGTGGTGCCTGTGGACGGCCAGCCCTGGACGACCAACCCGTTCCGGCTGACCGAACGCGGCGGGCTGATGCTGGGGCGCGGCACCTGCGACATGAAGGGCTTCATCGCCTGCGTGCTGGCCAAGCTGCCCGACTGGGCGGCCCTGCCGCTGACCGACCCGGTGCATTTCGCCTTCACCTATGACGAAGAGGTCGCCTGTATGGGCGCCCCCGACCTTGCCCGCCACATCCGGGGCCTTGCCGCCCGGCCGCGGCTGGCGGTGGTTGGGGAGCCGACCTCGATGCGGGTGGTGACGGCGCATAAGGGCGTCTGCCTGTGCCGCACCCGGGTGACCGGGGTGGAGGCACACAGTTCGCAGCCGCATCTGGGTGCCAATGCGATTTCGGCCGCGGCCCGCATCACCGGCTTCCTTGAGGAGCTGGAGGCCGAATATGCCGGGATCGGCCAGCCCGACAGCGGTTTCGAGCCGCCCTATACCACCGTGACCGCGGTGATGGTGCGGGGCGGTGCCGCCGTCAACATCATCCCCCGCGATGCCGAACTGGACTGGTCGGCCCGGCTGATGCCCGGTCATTCGATCGACGACATCGTCCGTCGCCTGGATGCACGGGTGGAGACCGAGGTGCTGCCGCGGCTGAAGGCGGTGTCGGACGAGGCCGGCGTGACCACGGTGGTGGACGTGAACGTCGAGCCGCTGACGCCCGAGGCCGACAGCCCGGCCGAGGCGATGGCGCTGGCGCTGACCGGCAGCAACAGCACCCATGTGGTGGCCTTCGCCACCGAGGCCGGCATTTTCCAGCGCGCCGGCGTGCCGGTGGTGGTCTGCGGGCCGGGCAGCATCGACCAGGCCCATCGGGCGGACGAATTCGTCGCCCGCGAACAGCTGGACCAGTGCATCACCTTCCTGGACAAGCTGGACGGCTGGCTGGTCGACGGGCTGGACAGGCGCCTTGCGGCGCGGGTTGCATGA
- the apaG gene encoding Co2+/Mg2+ efflux protein ApaG, producing MAADHEYSATTRSIMVAVRPFYVDDQSSPEDGQFVFAYRIRIENHGDETVQLRARHWRIIDGLGRLQEVRGAGVVGEQPVLAPGESFEYTSGAPLTTPSGIMGGSYQMESAGGETFEVQIPTFSLDSPHAAHTIN from the coding sequence ATGGCGGCGGACCACGAATACAGCGCGACCACCCGCTCGATCATGGTGGCGGTGCGCCCGTTCTACGTCGACGACCAGTCCTCGCCCGAGGACGGGCAGTTCGTCTTCGCCTATCGCATCCGGATCGAGAACCACGGCGACGAGACGGTGCAGCTGCGTGCCCGCCACTGGCGGATCATCGACGGCCTGGGCCGGCTGCAGGAGGTTCGCGGTGCGGGTGTGGTCGGCGAACAGCCGGTGCTGGCGCCGGGCGAGAGCTTCGAATACACCAGCGGGGCGCCGCTCACCACGCCTTCGGGCATCATGGGCGGCAGCTACCAGATGGAGAGCGCCGGCGGCGAAACCTTCGAGGTCCAGATCCCGACCTTTTCGCTCGACAGCCCCCATGCGGCGCACACGATCAACTGA
- a CDS encoding ATP-binding cassette domain-containing protein — MSLELEEVAVAIGGRRLVGPLNLGVSPGVIGAVLGPSGIGKSTLLAVIAGIADPVVAMRGRILLDGRPIDDLPPERRRVGLMMQDDLLFPHLTVAANIGFGLPAGLDRAARRDRIAAALAEAGLDGLGGRHPATLSGGQRARVALMRMLAADPRAVLMDEPFARLDRPLAARLRALVFDRLRRRGVPALIVTHDPDEAAEAGGPILHLHPPDGEFS; from the coding sequence ATGAGCCTGGAGCTTGAGGAGGTGGCGGTGGCGATCGGCGGCCGCCGGCTGGTGGGGCCGCTGAACCTCGGCGTGTCGCCCGGGGTGATCGGGGCGGTGCTGGGGCCGTCGGGCATCGGCAAATCGACCCTGCTGGCGGTGATCGCCGGCATCGCCGACCCGGTCGTGGCCATGCGCGGCCGCATCCTTCTGGACGGAAGGCCGATCGACGACCTGCCGCCCGAGCGGCGCCGGGTGGGGCTGATGATGCAGGACGACCTGCTGTTTCCGCATCTGACGGTGGCCGCCAATATCGGTTTCGGCCTGCCGGCCGGGCTGGACCGGGCGGCGCGGCGGGACCGGATCGCCGCGGCGCTGGCCGAGGCCGGGCTGGACGGGCTGGGCGGGCGACATCCGGCGACCCTGTCGGGCGGGCAGCGGGCGCGGGTGGCGCTGATGCGCATGCTGGCCGCGGATCCCCGGGCGGTGCTGATGGACGAACCCTTCGCCCGGCTGGACCGGCCGCTGGCCGCACGCCTGAGGGCGCTGGTCTTCGACCGCCTGCGGAGGCGTGGTGTGCCGGCGCTGATCGTGACCCATGATCCCGACGAGGCCGCCGAGGCGGGCGGGCCGATCCTGCATCTCCATCCGCCGGATGGGGAATTCTCCTGA
- the metZ gene encoding O-succinylhomoserine sulfhydrylase: MRDTEDRTDVDADCGDGLWKATAAAAGTEAAAERGLATRGLATLAVRAGLDRSPHGETAEALFLNSGYVYDDAARAEARFRGEEPGFVYSRYGNPTVRTFEARLAALEGAEACRATASGMSAVWNALICQLRAGDHIVAAEALFGSCQYILAELLPRFGITTSFVRGADLDAWAAAVRPETKLFFLETPSNPQLELIDLAAVAEIAHAHGATLVVDNVFATPILQKPMALGADVVVYSATKHIDGQGRVLGGAILASEAFCDGALRDFLRHTGPTLSAFNAWVLLKGLETLPLRVREQTRSATTLARRFEGHPALNRLVYPGLASHPGHDLARRQMAGGGTLLAFDFKGGKEAAFRFLNRLEIADISNNLGDAKTLATHPATTTHQRLPAEVRAAVGIGDGLVRVSIGLEDVEDLAADLAAALDAA; encoded by the coding sequence ATGCGGGATACCGAAGACCGGACGGATGTCGACGCCGACTGTGGCGACGGATTGTGGAAGGCCACGGCGGCTGCGGCCGGAACGGAAGCCGCGGCAGAGCGCGGGCTTGCGACACGCGGGCTTGCGACGCTGGCGGTACGCGCCGGGCTGGACCGCAGCCCCCATGGCGAGACCGCCGAGGCGCTGTTCCTGAATTCGGGCTATGTCTATGACGACGCCGCCCGCGCCGAGGCGCGGTTCCGCGGCGAAGAGCCGGGCTTCGTCTACAGCCGCTACGGCAATCCGACGGTGCGGACCTTCGAGGCCCGCCTGGCGGCGCTGGAAGGTGCCGAGGCCTGCCGGGCGACCGCGTCGGGCATGTCGGCGGTGTGGAATGCGCTGATCTGCCAGCTTCGCGCCGGCGACCATATCGTGGCGGCCGAGGCGCTGTTCGGATCCTGCCAGTACATCCTGGCCGAACTGCTGCCGCGCTTCGGCATCACCACCAGCTTCGTGCGCGGTGCCGATCTCGACGCCTGGGCGGCGGCGGTGCGCCCCGAGACCAAGCTGTTCTTCCTGGAGACGCCGTCCAACCCGCAGCTGGAGCTGATCGACCTGGCGGCGGTGGCCGAGATCGCCCATGCCCATGGCGCGACGCTGGTGGTCGACAACGTCTTCGCGACCCCGATCCTGCAGAAGCCGATGGCGCTGGGCGCCGATGTGGTGGTCTATTCCGCCACCAAGCATATCGACGGCCAGGGCCGGGTGCTGGGCGGGGCGATCCTGGCCAGCGAGGCGTTCTGCGACGGGGCGCTGCGCGACTTCCTGCGCCATACCGGCCCGACCCTCAGCGCCTTCAACGCCTGGGTGCTGCTGAAGGGGCTGGAGACGCTGCCGCTCAGGGTGCGGGAACAGACCCGCAGCGCCACCACCCTCGCCCGCCGTTTCGAGGGCCATCCCGCCCTCAACCGGCTGGTCTATCCGGGACTTGCCTCCCATCCCGGCCATGATCTGGCCCGGCGGCAGATGGCGGGCGGCGGCACGCTGCTGGCCTTCGATTTCAAGGGCGGCAAGGAGGCGGCCTTCCGCTTCCTGAACCGGCTGGAGATTGCCGACATCTCCAACAATCTGGGCGACGCCAAGACGCTGGCGACCCATCCCGCCACCACCACCCATCAGCGGCTGCCGGCCGAGGTGCGGGCGGCGGTGGGCATCGGCGACGGCCTGGTCCGGGTGTCGATCGGGCTTGAGGATGTCGAGGATCTGGCGGCCGATCTGGCGGCGGCACTCGACGCCGCCTGA
- the folE gene encoding GTP cyclohydrolase I FolE, with protein sequence MGGPAEVGASEAPKAAAPEGRPSRAEAEAAVRTLIRWAGDDPDREGLLSTPDRVVRSYEEFFAGYVQDPVEILQRTFEETDGYDEVVALRGIRIESYCEHHMVPIIGVAHVAYLPRSRVVGISKLARVVEAFSKRLQIQEKLTSQIANAIEEVLQPKGVAVVIEAEHQCMSTRGVHKPGVSMVTSRMLGEFRHNPTLRREFLTLIGNPAGF encoded by the coding sequence ATGGGAGGCCCGGCAGAGGTCGGCGCATCCGAGGCGCCCAAGGCCGCTGCCCCCGAAGGCCGCCCCAGCCGCGCCGAGGCGGAAGCCGCCGTGCGGACCCTGATCCGCTGGGCGGGCGACGACCCGGACCGCGAGGGCCTGCTGTCCACGCCCGACCGCGTGGTGCGGTCTTACGAGGAATTCTTCGCGGGCTATGTTCAGGATCCGGTCGAGATCCTGCAGCGGACCTTCGAAGAGACCGACGGCTATGACGAGGTCGTCGCCCTGCGTGGCATCCGGATCGAGAGCTATTGCGAGCATCACATGGTGCCGATCATCGGCGTCGCCCATGTGGCCTATCTGCCGCGCAGCCGCGTGGTGGGCATTTCCAAGCTCGCCCGCGTGGTGGAGGCCTTCTCGAAGCGCCTGCAGATCCAGGAGAAGCTGACCTCGCAGATCGCCAATGCGATCGAGGAAGTGCTGCAGCCCAAGGGCGTGGCCGTGGTGATCGAGGCCGAACACCAGTGCATGAGCACCCGCGGCGTTCACAAGCCGGGGGTGAGCATGGTGACCAGCCGCATGCTGGGCGAGTTCCGCCACAACCCGACGCTGCGCCGCGAATTCCTGACCCTGATCGGCAATCCGGCCGGGTTCTGA